The following coding sequences are from one Halorubrum sp. BOL3-1 window:
- a CDS encoding site-specific integrase translates to MASVNDIHNFSDQFQYQLRKLDDADIDERDRKAIKELIRYQDTQRNLAASTNVNNCSDLRLSAERADTPLVDMERSDVDELLFRYKHEREMAEGTLRNYRKAFRKFFRYHDRGWAEDIEIGAIPDREVDADKTLTEEEIEALRESADHSRNKALLELLIDTGLQISAIGTLRVQDVDLNGRAGTVTLNQEAVGRKGASGKRPLTWSKPYVANWLDIHPRNDDPDAPLFHRLTMPNGGWDDDDDGVLTYYTLQKILKQIAEDAGVDRDKANPHNFRKTAISQWIRQGFSEQEIKHRATWVKDSRQFETYSQVTDEEMNQQILEQYGLAEQESERNKPDIDDCPQCQATLRGDPRFCPGCGLALSQKAAHDLEKAEDDVFEDMAAATEEDEVEMLRDLRELVQERPDAVEEALRASSGDGGA, encoded by the coding sequence ATGGCAAGCGTGAACGACATCCACAACTTCAGCGACCAGTTCCAGTACCAACTCCGGAAGCTCGACGACGCGGACATCGACGAGCGCGACCGGAAGGCAATCAAAGAGCTCATCCGCTACCAAGACACCCAGCGGAACCTCGCCGCCAGCACGAACGTCAACAACTGCTCGGACCTCCGTCTCAGCGCCGAGCGCGCCGACACGCCGCTCGTCGACATGGAGCGGTCGGACGTCGACGAGCTGCTCTTCCGGTACAAGCACGAGCGCGAGATGGCCGAGGGGACGCTCCGTAACTACCGGAAGGCCTTCCGGAAGTTCTTCCGCTACCACGACCGCGGCTGGGCCGAGGACATCGAGATCGGCGCGATCCCGGACCGGGAGGTCGACGCGGACAAGACGCTGACCGAGGAGGAGATCGAAGCTCTGCGCGAGTCGGCCGACCACTCGCGCAACAAGGCGCTACTTGAGCTGCTGATCGACACCGGCCTCCAAATCAGCGCGATCGGCACCCTGCGGGTCCAGGACGTCGACCTGAACGGGCGGGCGGGCACGGTCACGCTCAACCAGGAGGCCGTCGGCCGGAAGGGTGCCAGCGGGAAGCGGCCGCTGACGTGGAGCAAGCCCTACGTGGCGAACTGGCTGGACATCCACCCGCGCAACGACGACCCGGACGCGCCGCTGTTCCACCGGCTCACCATGCCGAACGGCGGGTGGGACGATGACGACGATGGCGTGCTCACCTACTACACGCTCCAGAAGATCCTCAAGCAGATCGCCGAGGACGCAGGCGTCGACCGGGACAAGGCTAACCCGCACAACTTCCGGAAGACCGCGATCTCGCAGTGGATCCGGCAGGGGTTCAGCGAACAGGAGATCAAGCATCGCGCGACGTGGGTCAAAGACAGCCGCCAGTTCGAGACCTACTCGCAGGTGACCGACGAGGAGATGAACCAGCAGATCCTCGAACAGTACGGCCTCGCCGAGCAGGAGAGCGAGCGCAACAAGCCGGACATCGACGACTGCCCCCAGTGCCAGGCCACCCTGCGGGGCGACCCGCGCTTCTGTCCGGGGTGCGGGCTGGCGCTCAGCCAGAAGGCCGCCCACGACCTGGAGAAAGCGGAGGACGACGTGTTCGAGGACATGGCCGCGGCGACGGAGGAGGACGAAGTGGAAATGCTCCGAGACCTGCGTGAGCTCGTCCAGGAGCGCCCCGACGCGGTGGAGGAGGCGTTGCGGGCGTCGAGCGGTGACGGCGGTGCCTGA
- a CDS encoding signal recognition particle protein Srp54: MVLDDLGTSLRSSLDKLQGKSRLSESDVEEIVKEIQRSLLSADVDVSLVMELSDSIKSRALEEEPPGGTTAKDHVLKIVYEEMVELVGDSTELPLENQTILLAGLQGSGKTTSAAKMAWWFSKKGLRPAVIQTDTFRPGAYDQAKQMCERAEVEFYGDPDADDPVQIARDGLEATEDSDVHIVDTAGRHALEDDLIAEIEEIESAVDPDRSLLVLDAAIGQGAKEQARQFEASIGIEGVMITKLDGTAKGGGALTAVNETDSSIAFLGAGETVQDIERFEPSGFISRLLGMGDLKQLSERVERAMQETQEEDDDWDPEDMLKGEFTLKDMKRQMDAMNKMGPLDQVMDMIPGLGGGMMDELPDDAMDVTQDRMRRFERIMDSMTEAELENPRVVGQSRVERIARGSGTDEETVQQLLEQHSMMEETIGQFQGMGEGDMQRMMKKMGGEGGGGLGDMMGGGKGPF; the protein is encoded by the coding sequence ATGGTACTCGACGACCTCGGTACGTCCCTGCGGAGCAGCCTCGACAAGCTCCAGGGAAAGTCCCGACTCTCCGAGAGCGACGTCGAGGAGATCGTCAAAGAGATCCAGCGCTCGCTGCTGTCCGCCGACGTCGACGTCTCCCTCGTGATGGAGCTGTCGGACTCGATCAAGTCCCGCGCCCTCGAAGAGGAGCCGCCGGGCGGCACGACCGCGAAGGACCACGTCCTCAAGATCGTCTACGAGGAGATGGTCGAGCTGGTCGGTGACTCCACCGAACTCCCCCTCGAAAACCAGACGATCCTCCTCGCCGGGCTTCAGGGGTCGGGGAAGACCACCTCGGCGGCGAAGATGGCGTGGTGGTTCTCGAAGAAGGGGCTCCGCCCCGCGGTCATCCAGACCGATACGTTCCGGCCGGGCGCGTACGACCAGGCGAAACAGATGTGCGAGCGCGCCGAGGTCGAGTTCTACGGCGATCCCGACGCGGACGACCCCGTTCAGATCGCTCGCGACGGCCTCGAAGCGACCGAGGACTCCGACGTCCACATCGTCGACACCGCCGGGCGCCACGCGCTCGAAGACGACCTCATCGCGGAGATCGAAGAGATCGAGAGCGCCGTCGACCCCGACCGCTCGCTGCTCGTCTTAGACGCCGCGATCGGGCAGGGCGCGAAAGAGCAGGCCCGCCAGTTCGAGGCGTCCATCGGTATCGAGGGCGTGATGATCACCAAGCTCGACGGGACCGCGAAGGGCGGGGGCGCGCTGACCGCGGTCAACGAGACCGACTCCTCCATCGCGTTCCTCGGCGCTGGCGAGACGGTTCAGGACATCGAGCGGTTCGAGCCGTCCGGGTTCATCTCCCGCCTGCTCGGGATGGGCGACCTGAAGCAGCTCTCCGAGCGCGTCGAGCGCGCGATGCAGGAGACCCAGGAGGAGGACGACGACTGGGACCCCGAGGACATGCTGAAAGGGGAGTTCACCCTGAAGGACATGAAACGCCAGATGGACGCGATGAACAAGATGGGCCCCCTCGACCAGGTGATGGACATGATCCCCGGGCTGGGCGGCGGGATGATGGACGAGCTCCCGGACGACGCGATGGACGTCACCCAAGACCGGATGCGCCGCTTCGAGCGCATCATGGACTCGATGACGGAAGCGGAGCTGGAGAACCCCCGCGTCGTCGGCCAGTCCCGCGTCGAGCGCATCGCCCGCGGCTCCGGCACCGACGAGGAAACGGTCCAGCAGCTCTTAGAACAGCACTCGATGATGGAGGAGACGATCGGCCAGTTCCAGGGGATGGGCGAGGGCGACATGCAGCGCATGATGAAGAAGATGGGCGGCGAGGGGGGCGGCGGGCTCGGCGATATGATGGGCGGCGGGAAGGGCCCGTTCTGA
- a CDS encoding M48 family metallopeptidase encodes MRAPVRIQDYVLAHEFAHAVHDEHSDSFWNTVGALVPEYEDRREWLRVNGNTLAV; translated from the coding sequence GTGCGGGCACCCGTGCGGATCCAAGACTACGTCCTCGCGCACGAGTTCGCTCACGCTGTCCACGACGAGCACTCAGACTCGTTCTGGAACACGGTCGGCGCTCTCGTTCCGGAGTATGAAGACCGGCGCGAGTGGCTTCGGGTGAACGGGAACACGCTGGCGGTCTGA
- a CDS encoding DUF2237 family protein — protein MSSNDPNPSSDDRSDRNVLGGDLEPCGRDPTTGYLRDGYCRDVEGDVGEHTLCAVVTAEFLTYSRDRGNDLITPRPEFDFPGLEPGDRWCLCVGRWVEAAEAGVAPPVVLEATDESVLRAVDADRLREHEFDPETFDPDGVE, from the coding sequence GTGTCCTCGAACGATCCGAACCCCAGTTCCGACGACCGCTCCGACCGCAACGTCCTCGGCGGCGACCTCGAACCGTGCGGCCGCGACCCGACCACCGGCTACCTCCGGGACGGGTACTGCCGCGACGTCGAGGGGGACGTGGGCGAACACACCCTCTGTGCGGTCGTCACGGCCGAGTTCCTGACGTACAGCCGCGACCGGGGGAACGACCTGATCACGCCGCGCCCCGAGTTCGACTTCCCCGGACTGGAGCCGGGCGACCGCTGGTGCCTCTGCGTCGGCCGCTGGGTCGAGGCCGCCGAGGCCGGCGTCGCCCCGCCGGTCGTCCTCGAAGCCACGGACGAGTCCGTCCTGCGGGCGGTCGACGCCGACCGCCTCCGCGAACACGAGTTCGACCCGGAGACGTTCGACCCGGACGGCGTCGAGTGA
- a CDS encoding helix-hairpin-helix domain-containing protein, with product MSRNDEVATRLEEFADLLEATGVEYKPTAYRRAAENVREHPTPIEGLAAEGENAVAEIDRVGDAIAAKVVEYVETGAIAELADLREELPVDMTGLTAVEGVGPKTVGSLYDALGVADLDELEAAAEAGEIREVSGFGAVTEQNILDNVPFARQSRERTRLGDARPLADDALAHLADRDDVAAVEVCGSIRRWKPTIGDVDLLVASDERDPIVEAFTDWPAADATIEAGTGKASVRADGTRVDLRIVDPDEFGAALQYFTGSRAHNVAVRNRAIDRDRKLNEYGLFDVSDVDEAAEEGADGAADVDGGDSGDADPTRVGERVAGESEDEVYRALDMDPVPPELREDRGEVAAAAEGRLPLLVDEGDLRGDLHTHTDWSDGGFSISEMAAAAAERGYDYHVVTDHATGPGMVGGVGLDEAEIEEQAAAIAAVREEVDIPILHGIEANVAADGGLSTGDETLAALDLVVASPHAALGQDADAATERLVKAVEHPHVDVLGHPTGRLINERPGLDPDVETVAAAASASGTAIEVNANPARLDADGEFVRAAVEAGAPIAVDTDAHAPRELDNARYGVHTARRGWAEASQVLNARSLNGLRSFLL from the coding sequence ATGAGCCGGAACGACGAGGTCGCGACCCGGTTGGAGGAGTTCGCTGACCTCCTCGAAGCGACGGGCGTCGAGTACAAGCCGACCGCCTACCGACGGGCGGCCGAGAACGTCCGCGAGCACCCGACGCCGATCGAAGGGCTCGCGGCCGAGGGCGAGAACGCGGTCGCGGAGATCGACCGCGTGGGCGACGCCATCGCCGCGAAGGTCGTCGAGTACGTCGAGACCGGCGCGATCGCGGAGCTGGCCGACCTCCGCGAGGAGCTTCCGGTCGATATGACGGGGCTGACCGCGGTCGAGGGTGTCGGTCCGAAGACGGTCGGCTCGCTGTACGACGCGCTCGGAGTCGCGGACCTCGACGAGCTGGAGGCCGCCGCGGAGGCGGGCGAGATCCGAGAGGTGTCCGGCTTCGGCGCGGTGACCGAACAGAACATCCTCGACAACGTCCCGTTCGCCCGGCAGTCCCGCGAGCGAACCCGCCTCGGTGACGCCCGCCCCCTCGCGGACGACGCGCTCGCGCACCTCGCCGACCGCGACGACGTCGCCGCCGTCGAGGTGTGCGGCTCGATCCGGCGCTGGAAGCCGACCATCGGGGACGTCGACCTGCTCGTCGCCAGCGACGAGCGCGACCCGATCGTCGAGGCGTTCACCGACTGGCCGGCCGCGGACGCGACGATCGAGGCGGGCACCGGGAAGGCGAGCGTGCGCGCGGACGGCACCCGCGTCGACCTCCGGATCGTCGACCCCGACGAGTTCGGCGCCGCGCTGCAGTACTTCACCGGGTCGCGGGCGCACAACGTCGCCGTCCGCAACCGGGCGATCGACCGCGACCGCAAGCTCAACGAGTACGGCCTGTTCGACGTGAGCGACGTCGACGAGGCGGCCGAGGAAGGTGCCGACGGCGCCGCGGATGTCGACGGCGGTGACTCCGGTGACGCCGACCCGACGCGCGTCGGAGAGCGCGTCGCGGGCGAGAGCGAAGACGAGGTCTACCGCGCGCTCGACATGGACCCGGTCCCGCCGGAGCTGCGCGAGGACCGCGGCGAGGTGGCGGCCGCCGCCGAAGGGCGGCTTCCCCTCCTCGTCGACGAGGGCGACCTCCGCGGCGACCTCCACACCCACACCGACTGGTCCGACGGCGGCTTCTCGATCTCGGAGATGGCCGCGGCCGCCGCCGAGCGCGGCTACGACTACCACGTCGTCACCGACCACGCGACGGGTCCGGGGATGGTCGGCGGCGTCGGTCTCGACGAGGCGGAGATCGAAGAGCAGGCCGCGGCGATCGCGGCGGTCCGCGAGGAGGTCGACATTCCGATCCTCCACGGGATCGAGGCGAACGTCGCCGCGGACGGCGGCCTCTCGACGGGCGACGAGACGCTCGCGGCCCTCGATCTGGTCGTCGCGTCGCCCCACGCCGCGCTCGGACAGGACGCGGACGCGGCCACCGAGCGGCTGGTGAAGGCGGTCGAGCACCCGCACGTCGACGTCCTCGGCCACCCGACCGGTCGCCTGATCAACGAGCGCCCCGGACTCGACCCGGACGTCGAGACCGTCGCGGCGGCCGCGTCGGCGTCGGGAACCGCGATCGAGGTGAACGCGAACCCCGCTCGGCTCGACGCGGACGGCGAGTTCGTCCGGGCCGCGGTCGAGGCGGGCGCGCCGATCGCGGTCGACACCGACGCGCACGCGCCCCGCGAACTCGACAACGCGCGGTACGGGGTCCACACCGCGCGGCGGGGCTGGGCGGAGGCGTCGCAGGTGCTCAACGCCCGGTCGCTCAACGGGCTCCGGTCGTTCCTGCTGTAG
- a CDS encoding zinc ribbon domain-containing protein, translating into MRSQLRPVLAAVLALVLPGLGHLTLRRWGRALLWHLTIVGGGVALFALYEVEPIDPLADPAAVSAAIPTDVALPVALLFALSALDAYLVGRADVAERERADAAAEAVRRRAASADGDDVPKGDRIPPNAAVTGEDGETLEVTCPHCGKETDADLDFCHWCTEPLPWGETDDR; encoded by the coding sequence ATGCGAAGCCAGTTGCGTCCCGTCCTCGCCGCCGTGCTTGCGCTGGTCCTCCCGGGGCTCGGTCACCTCACCCTCCGCCGATGGGGGCGGGCGCTGCTGTGGCACCTGACTATTGTCGGCGGCGGGGTGGCGCTGTTCGCGCTGTACGAGGTCGAGCCGATCGACCCCCTCGCAGACCCCGCGGCGGTGTCGGCCGCGATCCCGACCGACGTGGCGCTGCCCGTCGCGCTCCTGTTCGCGCTGTCGGCGCTCGACGCGTACCTCGTCGGACGGGCGGACGTCGCGGAACGCGAGCGGGCCGACGCCGCCGCCGAGGCGGTGCGTCGCCGCGCCGCGAGCGCGGACGGCGACGACGTCCCGAAAGGCGACCGGATCCCGCCGAACGCGGCCGTCACCGGCGAGGACGGCGAGACGCTCGAAGTGACCTGCCCGCACTGCGGCAAGGAGACCGACGCCGACCTCGACTTCTGTCACTGGTGTACCGAGCCGCTTCCGTGGGGGGAGACGGACGATCGCTGA
- a CDS encoding FlaD/FlaE family flagellar protein, with protein sequence MSLNPRRYDVRELRRIADAPRDGGDGAPRERALRQPNRNRAEQAARSAAFTELLQRQRGQRLNGGGTADRPYLTAIPAAPAAEREIGEWLGYLVDVGGHVRARDALSYYGELGWVADDAVAALRRRLEGFDAPRRDRPFTPADHRISLVSIVRIASCASDQ encoded by the coding sequence ATGAGTCTGAATCCAAGACGGTACGACGTACGGGAGCTGCGCCGGATCGCGGACGCGCCGCGGGACGGCGGAGACGGAGCGCCTCGGGAGCGGGCGCTCCGGCAGCCGAACCGGAACCGGGCCGAGCAGGCGGCGCGCTCGGCCGCGTTCACCGAGCTGCTCCAGCGTCAGCGAGGTCAGCGGCTGAACGGCGGCGGCACCGCGGATCGGCCGTATCTGACGGCGATCCCGGCGGCACCCGCGGCGGAACGCGAGATCGGCGAGTGGCTCGGCTACCTCGTCGACGTTGGCGGCCACGTGCGGGCCCGGGACGCGCTGTCCTACTACGGCGAACTCGGCTGGGTCGCTGACGACGCGGTCGCGGCGCTGCGGCGCCGCCTCGAGGGGTTCGACGCCCCGAGGCGCGACCGGCCGTTCACGCCCGCGGACCACCGGATCAGCCTCGTCTCCATCGTCCGGATCGCTTCGTGTGCGAGTGACCAATGA
- a CDS encoding bifunctional DNA primase/polymerase: protein MGKPNPSRDDGGEDRTSEHRQVVAERLKEVGLRVSRFIDVKDGRKQSYTHTLGGPTSVNGNYGVYTGDGLVGVDVDDYKTGVDTTAVDELPATFTVATPHDGEHRYYRVEGDAASKIRAITGGAANISLEWGEIHTDGKYLVGPSSEITRCSKSWCVACEAVGRSYAIEKDRPIATITAEQLGEVILADDAFESAETNQQRLVDF from the coding sequence ATGGGAAAACCAAACCCCAGCCGCGACGACGGAGGCGAAGATCGCACGAGCGAGCACCGGCAGGTGGTCGCTGAGAGACTGAAGGAAGTCGGTTTGCGTGTCAGTCGGTTCATCGACGTAAAAGATGGGCGAAAACAGTCGTACACCCATACGCTCGGTGGCCCTACTTCTGTCAACGGAAACTACGGAGTCTACACGGGAGACGGGCTTGTGGGGGTGGACGTCGACGACTATAAGACCGGAGTCGACACGACTGCCGTCGATGAACTCCCGGCGACTTTCACGGTGGCAACCCCCCACGATGGCGAGCATAGATACTATCGCGTCGAGGGTGACGCGGCCTCAAAGATTCGCGCCATCACCGGCGGCGCAGCCAACATTTCGCTGGAATGGGGGGAAATCCATACAGACGGCAAGTACCTCGTCGGCCCCAGCTCGGAGATCACCCGGTGCTCGAAGTCGTGGTGTGTCGCTTGTGAGGCCGTCGGCCGCTCATACGCAATCGAAAAGGACCGTCCGATAGCGACGATTACAGCCGAACAGCTCGGGGAGGTGATTCTTGCTGACGATGCGTTCGAATCCGCAGAGACGAATCAACAACGGCTGGTCGACTTCTGA
- a CDS encoding MFS transporter, translating to MNLGRVREYDVLALTALIWFLGKFVRYAFPPLFEPFRANYGVSNAAVGAAFSGFMAVYALMQFPSGAVADRVGAVRVITAGAAVAGVGSLAILFDAPFAALAAAMLVIGAGTGAHKTVAIRLLSRVYPVRTGRALGAHDTFGAFGGVVAPAAVVLFVSAPPALDALLSRLPGADWRALFVVTGLVALGLAAAFLVRVPGRLPDGADRGPERDGPKPSARDYLALFEDRRVAAFVLVTVAFSFAYNGTVAFLPLYLSETAALATTTASLLYSALFAVTFVQLASGDLSDRLGRFPVMVVALGLAAAALAGVVALAGSGAVVLGGLVVALGLGSHGFRPVRGAYLVEALPERLAGGGLGVVRTLLMGAGALAPAVVGFVADAVGFRPAFALLAGSMGLAAVVAAGLWVTE from the coding sequence ATGAACCTCGGGCGAGTCAGGGAGTATGACGTGCTCGCGCTGACCGCCCTGATCTGGTTTCTCGGGAAGTTCGTTCGGTACGCGTTCCCGCCGCTCTTCGAGCCGTTCCGGGCGAACTACGGCGTGAGCAACGCCGCCGTCGGCGCCGCGTTCTCGGGATTCATGGCCGTCTACGCGCTGATGCAGTTCCCGAGCGGCGCGGTCGCCGACCGCGTCGGTGCGGTCCGGGTGATCACGGCGGGAGCGGCCGTCGCGGGCGTCGGGTCACTCGCGATCCTGTTCGACGCGCCCTTCGCCGCGCTCGCGGCCGCGATGCTCGTCATCGGCGCCGGCACGGGCGCGCACAAGACGGTCGCGATCAGGCTGCTCTCGCGCGTGTATCCGGTTCGAACCGGACGCGCGCTCGGCGCTCACGACACCTTCGGGGCGTTCGGTGGTGTCGTCGCGCCCGCGGCGGTGGTGCTCTTCGTGTCGGCGCCGCCCGCGCTCGACGCCCTCCTCTCGCGGCTGCCGGGCGCGGACTGGCGCGCGCTCTTTGTCGTCACCGGCCTCGTCGCCCTCGGGCTCGCCGCCGCCTTCCTGGTCCGCGTGCCGGGGCGGCTCCCGGACGGCGCCGACCGCGGCCCGGAACGCGACGGTCCGAAACCGAGCGCCCGCGACTACCTCGCGCTGTTCGAGGACCGGCGGGTCGCGGCGTTCGTGCTCGTCACGGTCGCCTTCTCGTTCGCGTACAACGGGACGGTCGCGTTCCTCCCGCTGTACCTCTCGGAGACGGCCGCGCTCGCGACGACGACCGCGAGCCTGCTGTACTCCGCGCTGTTCGCGGTCACGTTCGTCCAGCTCGCTTCCGGCGACCTCTCGGACCGGCTCGGTCGGTTCCCGGTGATGGTCGTCGCGCTCGGGCTGGCGGCCGCGGCCCTCGCGGGGGTCGTCGCGCTCGCGGGATCGGGAGCGGTCGTCCTCGGCGGCCTCGTCGTCGCCTTGGGACTCGGGTCTCACGGCTTTCGTCCGGTCCGCGGCGCCTACCTCGTCGAGGCCCTCCCCGAGCGACTGGCCGGCGGCGGGCTGGGCGTCGTCCGCACGCTCCTGATGGGCGCCGGCGCGCTCGCGCCGGCCGTGGTCGGGTTCGTCGCCGACGCGGTCGGATTCCGGCCCGCGTTCGCGCTGCTCGCCGGGTCGATGGGGCTCGCGGCCGTCGTGGCCGCCGGGCTGTGGGTGACGGAGTGA